GTGTTTCTCTATGCGGGGATTTCCATGGTGGCCCTCTCCGCCATGGATCCGAAGATTCTCTCCACGACCTGGCAAAACGACCCGATCGCGGGGATCGCCCATTACATGCCGCATGTCCAGCAGTTTCTGGGGCCCTGGATCGCCATTCTCGGCGCCACGATCCTGACCATCGCCGCAAACGCCGGAATGATCGGCGTTTCGCGTCTGGCCTATTCCATGTCCAACAACTTCCTGATTCATCCGATCTTCCGGCATACGACGATCCGCTGGAAGACGCCCGTCTATTCCCTCGTCTTCTTCGGGATACTCTCCACCGCGATCGTCGCGTTCTTCCCCTATCTGGACATTCTGGCTGACCTCTATAACTATGGCGCGATGTTGTCCTTTACCATGACGCACCTGGCACTCATCGTCCTCCGGAACAAGGAACCGAATCTGCCCCGTCCGTTCCGGATCCCGCTGTCGCTGGTCATCAAGGGGAAGGAAATCCCCATGACGGCGGTTTTCGGTCTTTTCGGGACGGGAGGCGTCTTCATCATGGTTCTGCTCTTCCACAAATACGGACGCGTTTTCGGAACCGTCTGGATGATCGGGGGGATTCTCTACTATCTCTGGTTCCGTCGCCGGGAATCTCTTCCCGTCATGCAACGCGTCCAGATTACCGACCTGCCCGACACACCCGAAAAATCGGTTCCTCACAAGCGCTTTCTTGTCGCCACCAGCCCGACCCGCCCCTCCCCCATGCTCCGGGACGTCTGCAAGATCGCCCGGGCCGACAACGCCCGCATCACGGTCATTTCCGTCATCGAAGTCCCCCTGACCCTGCCTTTGACGGCCGACATGTCCATGGAAGAAAAAGTGGCCCGGCATACCCTGGATCTTTGCCAGGCGATCGGAGTGGAGGAGGATGTCATCATCGATACGGTGCTGGCGAAAGGACGCTCGGTGGGAACCTTGCTGAACTTTCATCTGAAAAAGACGAAAGCCGACACCCTGGTGATCAACAATAC
The sequence above is drawn from the Leptospirillum ferriphilum ML-04 genome and encodes:
- a CDS encoding amino acid permease, with translation MALFRIYHNTRTTIARFQQSMLRRVVGIGALYSTGYGDVGSSIYYALGVTTVYAQGASFLAIGIAGLFFIATVLSYAELSSAMPESGGSSLFAQRAFGDGGAFFAGWALLLDYVLTLAISAFSVGPYLGYFFPVLKNSAQANVTFTAGLIALLVVVNVFGLKESSWFSLMLTGFDILTQVSLMGLGIVFLLNFHKIWSQFTMGVAPTWPHFLYGISIAMVAYTGIEAISQMAAEARDPGKSVPRAMFMTMGTTVFLYAGISMVALSAMDPKILSTTWQNDPIAGIAHYMPHVQQFLGPWIAILGATILTIAANAGMIGVSRLAYSMSNNFLIHPIFRHTTIRWKTPVYSLVFFGILSTAIVAFFPYLDILADLYNYGAMLSFTMTHLALIVLRNKEPNLPRPFRIPLSLVIKGKEIPMTAVFGLFGTGGVFIMVLLFHKYGRVFGTVWMIGGILYYLWFRRRESLPVMQRVQITDLPDTPEKSVPHKRFLVATSPTRPSPMLRDVCKIARADNARITVISVIEVPLTLPLTADMSMEEKVARHTLDLCQAIGVEEDVIIDTVLAKGRSVGTLLNFHLKKTKADTLVINNTGSAISRTILGAVERSSNTVTVWSFQKVTGGDRTPTPKPRLTVERPIILAEDTTEKSPAAGS